A stretch of Cicer arietinum cultivar CDC Frontier isolate Library 1 chromosome 5, Cicar.CDCFrontier_v2.0, whole genome shotgun sequence DNA encodes these proteins:
- the LOC101497059 gene encoding 4-coumarate--CoA ligase-like 1, which produces MGTYIENFVEEKEHIFRSQYSPVPVPDNVTLPEFVLQNVELYGDKVAFVDAESGKCVTYSEVERDIHRFSKALRSLGLRKGNVVIVVLPNIVEYAIVALGIMDSGGVFSGANPTLHASEIKKQAESADAKLIVTNSVTHEKVKNLGLPIIVLGDELIEDAMNWNKLLEAADRAGDDSMKEQIHQNDLCAMPFSSGTTGLSKGVMLTHRNLVANLCSTLFGVAQEMIGQVTTLGLIPFFHIYGITGICCATIRNKGKVVVMGRFDLKTFLNALITHEVTFAPIVPPIILGLVKNPIVDEFDLTKLKLQAIMTAAAPLAPEILTSFEHKFPGVLVQEAYGLTEHSCITLTHAQKGYGNTHKNSVGFILPNLEVKFIDPDTGRSLPRNTPGELCVRSQCVMQGYYKQVDETAQTIDNNGWLHTGDVGFIDDEENVFIVDRIKELIKYKGFQVAPAELEAILLSHSSVEDAAVVPLPNEEAGEIPAASVVLSIGAKESEQDIMNYVASNAAHYKKVRVVHFVEAIPKSPSGKIMRRLIKEKMVEKMKENSLTKSNTSSN; this is translated from the exons atGGGAACTTACATTGAAAATTTTGTAGAAGAGAAAGAACACATTTTTCGTAGCCAATACTCGCCTGTTCCGGTTCCGGACAATGTGACATTACCAGAATTTGTGCTACAAAATGTTGAATTGTATGGTGATAAAGTTGCATTTGTGGATGCTGAGAGTGGAAAATGTGTCACATATAGTGAAGTTGAGAGAGATATACATAGATTTTCAAAGGCTTTGAGATCTCTTGGTTTGAGAAAAGGGAATGTTGTGATTGTAGTGCTTCCAAATATTGTTGAATATGCAATTGTTGCTTTGGGGATTATGGATTCTGGTGGTGTGTTTTCAGGTGCAAATCCAACTTTGCATGCTTCAGAAATTAAGAAACAAGCTGAGTCTGCTGATGCCAAATTAATTGTCACAAATAGTGTAACTCATGAAAAG GTGAAAAATCTAGGGCTACCAATTATTGTACTAGGAGATGAACTAATTGAAGATGCTATGAATTGGAACAAACTTCTTGAAGCAGCAGACAGGGCAGGTGATGACTCAATGAAGGAACAAATTCACCAAAATGATCTTTGTGCCATGCCATTCTCATCAGGCACAACAGGATTGTCAAAGGGTGTAATGCTCACTCATAGAAACCTAGTAGCAAATCTTTGTTCCACACTTTTTGGTGTAGCACAAGAAATGATTGGTCAAGTCACAACATTAGGCTTAATTCCATTTTTTCACATTTATGGCATCACTGGAATATGTTGTGCTACTATTAGGAACAAAGGGAAAGTTGTTGTCATGGGAAGGTTTGACTTGAAAACATTTTTGAATGCTTTGATAACACATGAGGTCACATTTGCACCTATTGTTCCACCTATTATTCTtggattagttaaaaatcctattgTGGATGAATTTGATCTCACTAAGCTTAAACTTCAAGCTATTATGACTGCAGCAGCACCACTTGCACCTGAAATACTCACTTCCTTTGAACACAAGTTTCCTGGTGTTCTTGTCCAAGAG GCATATGGACTAACTGAACATAGTTGCATAACACTTACACATGCACAAAAAGGATATGgaaatacacataaaaattcAGTTGGATTCATCCTTCCAAATTTGGAAGTGAAGTTTATTGATCCTGATACAGGTAGATCTCTCCCAAGGAACACACCAGGGGAACTTTGTGTAAGGAGCCAATGTGTAATGCAAG GTTACTATAAACAGGTGGATGAGACTGCTCAAACTATTGACAACAATGGATGGCTTCACACTGGTGATGTAGGATTCATAGACGATGAAGAAAATGTTTTTATTGTTGATCGTATTAAGGAGTTGATTAAATATAAAGGCTTCCAa GTTGCTCCT GCTGAATTAGAAGCTATTCTGTTGTCTCATTCGTCGGTCGAAGATGCAGCTGTTGTACC GTTACCGAACGAAGAGGCAGGGGAAATCCCAGCAGCAAGTGTTGTTTTAAGCATAGGTGCAAAAGAGAGTGAACAAGACATTATGAACTATGTTGCTTCCAATGCTGCTCATTATAAGAAAGTGAGAGTGGTTCACTTTGTGGAAGCTATACCAAAATCACCTTCTGGTAAAATAATGAGAAGGCTTATCAAAGAAAAGATGGTggaaaaaatgaaggaaaattcCCTAACAAAATCCAACACATCTTCAAATtag
- the LOC101502229 gene encoding fasciclin-like arabinogalactan protein 1: MQHLLRPPTLAAFTAALLFISAIFSTSNAQNITRILEKHPEFSTFNHYLTLTHLALEINTRTTITVCAVDNSAMTNLLAKHPSISTIKNILSLHVLLDYFGAKKLHQITNGTALAATLYQATGSAPGSSGFVNITDLRGGKVGFGAEDNNGALPALYVKSVEEIPYNISVIQISQILPSPAAEAPTPAPSQQNLTAIMSVHGCKIFGDTLSAFHEAYSTFTDNIDGGLTVFCPVDNAFKAFLPKFKNLTAAGKLALLEFHGVPVYQTIAMLKSNNGLMNTLATDGAEKYDFSVQNDGDQITLKTKAVTAKVTDTIIDDVPLAIYAINKVLLPEELFKGKAPSPSPAPAPAPAADAPEAHKKKKKKKVADAPEPADSPAESPEDAADDTGDDSDGAVRFDGIVVTVLSLVFGFLML; encoded by the exons ATGCAGCACCTGCTCCGACCACCAACTCTAGCCGCCTTCACGGCGGCTCTACTCTTCATCTCCGCCATATTCTCAACCTCCAATGCACAGAACATCACACGCATTCTCGAAAAACACCCCGAATTCTCCACCTTCAACCACTATCTAACCCTAACACACCTCGCTCTAGAAATCAATACGCGTACAACAATCACCGTCTGCGCCGTCGACAACTCCGCCATGACCAATCTCCTCGCGAAACACCCGTCGATCTCCACCATAAAAAACATCCTCTCCCTCCATGTCCTCCTCGACTACTTCGGAGCCAAAAAGCTTCACCAAATCACAAACGGAACCGCACTCGCCGCCACATTGTACCAGGCCACAg GCTCTGCACCTGGTTCATCGGGATTTGTTAACATTACCGATCTTCGCGGTGGGAAAGTCGGATTTGGAGCGGAAGATAACAACGGTGCTCTACCCGCTTTGTATGTTAAATCCGTTGAAGAAATACCTTACAACATTTCAGTTATTCAGATTAGTCAAATTCTTCCCTCGCCTGCAGCAGAAGCTCCTACACCCGCACCTAGCCAACAAAACCTCACAGCTATTATGTCCGTACACGGTTGTAAAATCTTCGGTGACACGCTTTCTGCTTTTCATGAAGCTTATAGCACTTTTACCGATAACATTGACGGTGGATTAACCGTTTTCTGTCCCGTCGACAATGCTTTCAAAGCTTTCCTTCCCAAATTCAAAAACCTAACCGCCGCTGGTAAACTTGCGCTTCTCGAATTTCACGGCGTTCCGGTTTATCAAACGATTGCGATGCTGAAATCAAACAATGGACTTATGAATACGCTTGCTACTGATGGTGCTGAGAAGTACGATTTCTCTGTTCAAAATGATGGTGACCAGATCACGTTGAAGACGAAAGCTGTAACGGCGAAGGTAACCGATACGATCATTGATGATGTTCCGCTTGCGATCTATGCTATTAATAAGGTTCTTCTTCCGGAGGAGTTGTTTAAGGGTAAAGCTCCGAGTCCTTCTCCGGCTCCGGCGCCGGCGCCTGCTGCTGACGCTCCTGAGGcgcataagaagaagaagaagaagaaggtggCTGATGCGCCAGAGCCGGCTGATTCACCGGCTGAATCACCGGAAGATGCAGCTGATGACACTGGCGATGACAGTGACGGCGCCGTTAGGTTTGACGGTATCGTTGTTACGGTTTTGTCTTTAGTTTTCGGGTTTCTAATGCTTTGA